Below is a window of Vibrio sp. SS-MA-C1-2 DNA.
GTGAAGCAATCTCAGTCGCGATACGACCTAGAGTTTTGCCTTCAGCATCTACGATATACCAGTCGCGTTTTACGCTTGCTGGTTTAGCAACGAATGTTTTCATGCTAATAATTACCCGATAATTCAAAAAAAAGTTCACTTTAAAGGAGCATTAAATGCCCCCACTGTTTAAGGTCCATTCAACACCCCTTCGAGTGGTGGTACCCTCGGCATATTGCCTTCACAGTAACGGTGGGTCGCGAGATTATAGGGAAGAGTGAAGAAAAAATCACCTTTTTTTAGTAATTTTTTTCATAAACCGTCAAAAATTCTCTTTTATCATCATTAAGCCAAATGTTCTGACTGCAGATAAGCTTCACTCGACATCTCATAAAGCCTTGATTTACAACGATCAAACTCAAAGCTCAAGCCACCTTGTTGATAAATATCATTTAATTTAACTTCAGCAGAAATAATCAAATTTACACGACGCTCATAAAATTCGTCAACTAAAGCAATGAATCGTCGAGCAGCACTATCATTTTCACTTCCCATCATCTTTACATTAGCTAAAAATACCGAATGATAACGCGAGGCGATTTCAATGTAATCCAAGGCACTTCTATCTGACTCACAAAGGGCTGAGAAATCAAAAAATGCAACCCTATCGCTCTCTTTTTCAATTCTAATCTGTCGATTATTAATCTTTATCTCACTAATTGGATTAACAGGAGCGATAATAATCTGAGTAAAATAATCATCCAATTGATTCGCAACATGGTCAGTTAATGGCGAAAAATAGCTCTGTTGATACTTTTCTACCTCTAGACGATGATCAACCCCACTATTCACTGACAGTACATCACAATAATGATTAATCGCGGCGATAGCAGGAAGGAAACGAGCTCGTTGTAATCCATTACGGTATAAATTGTCCGGTTCAATATTTGAAGTAGCCACCAGAATGACACCGCGAGAAAAAAGTGCTTGAAGTAAAGTACCTAGAAGCATCGCATCGGTAATATCTGAAACAAAAAATTCATCAAAACAGAGCACATCATATTGTTTAGCAAATTCATCTGCCACTGACTCTAAGGGATCAATACTCCCTTGCCGTTGGTTAAGTTCTTGATGAATCATCAACATAAACCGATGAAAGTGGATTCTTAGCTTTCTCTCCGTCGGCAGTGAGTGAAAGAAAATATCAA
It encodes the following:
- the zapE gene encoding cell division protein ZapE, producing the protein MTPLQQYQQDLLRDDFYYDAAQENAVKALDKLYQNIINFEPKAENKKFIPHLLNSLFLSKKQTDKIVKGLYLYGGVGQGKTYIVDIFFHSLPTERKLRIHFHRFMLMIHQELNQRQGSIDPLESVADEFAKQYDVLCFDEFFVSDITDAMLLGTLLQALFSRGVILVATSNIEPDNLYRNGLQRARFLPAIAAINHYCDVLSVNSGVDHRLEVEKYQQSYFSPLTDHVANQLDDYFTQIIIAPVNPISEIKINNRQIRIEKESDRVAFFDFSALCESDRSALDYIEIASRYHSVFLANVKMMGSENDSAARRFIALVDEFYERRVNLIISAEVKLNDIYQQGGLSFEFDRCKSRLYEMSSEAYLQSEHLA